The Christiangramia flava JLT2011 genome has a segment encoding these proteins:
- the katG gene encoding catalase/peroxidase HPI, whose protein sequence is MANNGNHNGSSDNHKVWEVNESSKCPFMGGAVKFTAGTGTSNEDWWPNQLNLRILKQHSSKSNPMGEDFNYAEEFQKLDLEAVKNDLRQLMTDSQDWWPADYGHYGPFFIRMAWHSAGTYRIGDGRGGAGSGSQRFAPLNSWPDNANLDKARLLLWPIKQKYGKKISWADLMILTGNMALESMGFKTYGFAGGREDIWEPEEDIYWGAEGEWLGNKERYAEGNTLENPLGATHMGLIYVNPEGPNGNPDPVAAAKDIRETFGRMAMNDEETVALIAGGHTFGKTHGAADPEKYVGVEPAGATIEEMGLGWKNTFNSGNAENTITSGIEGAWTDTPTKWSNKFFENLFSYDWEVHKGPGGAYQWRPKDGGGAGTVPDAHDPSRKHAPFMLTTDLALRMDPDYEKISKRFYENPDEFAEAFSKAWYKLTHRDMGPKSRYLGPDVPSEDLIWQDPLPAVDHELISDSDVDVLKQSILDSGLSVSELVSTAWASASTFRGSDMRGGANGARIRFAPQRHWEVNNPPQLQKVISKLEAIQEDFNNSQSGNKKVSLADLIVLAGSAGVEKAAADAGHSIQVPFTPGRVDALEEQTDVEAFDALQPTSDGFRNYFRKMDNVSTAAEEMLVDRAQLLTLTPPEMAVLVAGLRVMDVNYDQSKHGVFTDRPGQLTNDFFVNVLDMGTTWKATDDSQAFFEGKDRRTGEVKWTGSRVDLIFGSNSELRALAEVYACEDSKEKFLNDFVAAWTKVMELDRFDLK, encoded by the coding sequence ATGGCAAATAACGGAAATCACAATGGTTCTTCAGATAACCATAAGGTTTGGGAAGTGAATGAATCCAGCAAATGCCCTTTTATGGGCGGCGCGGTGAAATTTACGGCCGGAACCGGAACTTCCAACGAAGACTGGTGGCCAAACCAGTTAAATCTTCGCATTCTTAAACAACATTCTTCCAAATCTAACCCGATGGGAGAAGATTTCAACTACGCGGAAGAATTTCAAAAACTGGACCTTGAAGCCGTTAAAAACGATTTAAGACAACTAATGACCGACTCCCAGGATTGGTGGCCGGCAGACTACGGACATTATGGTCCGTTTTTTATTCGTATGGCCTGGCACAGCGCCGGAACCTATAGAATTGGTGATGGTCGCGGTGGAGCCGGATCAGGTTCGCAGCGTTTCGCACCCCTGAACAGTTGGCCCGATAATGCCAATTTGGACAAAGCACGCCTGCTTCTTTGGCCAATCAAACAAAAATATGGTAAGAAAATTTCATGGGCAGATTTGATGATCCTGACCGGAAATATGGCTCTGGAAAGCATGGGCTTCAAAACCTACGGATTTGCCGGTGGTCGTGAAGACATCTGGGAACCGGAAGAAGATATTTACTGGGGAGCGGAAGGCGAATGGCTTGGAAACAAAGAGCGCTATGCTGAAGGCAATACATTGGAAAATCCGCTTGGAGCAACCCATATGGGACTGATTTACGTGAACCCGGAAGGACCTAACGGAAATCCAGACCCAGTGGCTGCCGCTAAAGATATTCGGGAAACATTCGGTAGAATGGCCATGAATGATGAGGAAACCGTCGCTCTTATTGCCGGTGGACACACCTTCGGAAAAACACACGGTGCCGCCGATCCTGAAAAATATGTTGGCGTAGAACCAGCTGGTGCTACCATCGAGGAAATGGGACTTGGATGGAAGAATACGTTCAACAGCGGGAATGCTGAAAATACTATTACCAGTGGTATTGAAGGAGCCTGGACTGATACCCCTACAAAATGGAGCAACAAGTTTTTTGAAAACCTGTTCTCTTATGACTGGGAAGTACATAAAGGTCCCGGAGGAGCTTACCAGTGGAGACCAAAAGATGGCGGCGGAGCAGGAACCGTTCCAGACGCTCATGATCCTTCCAGAAAGCACGCGCCGTTCATGTTGACGACCGATCTTGCTTTGAGAATGGATCCTGATTATGAAAAAATTTCCAAGCGTTTTTATGAAAATCCTGATGAATTTGCCGAGGCATTTTCCAAAGCATGGTATAAACTGACGCACAGAGATATGGGACCAAAATCCCGATATCTGGGACCAGATGTCCCTTCGGAAGATCTGATCTGGCAGGACCCGCTTCCGGCTGTAGATCATGAGTTGATCTCAGACAGCGATGTGGATGTGCTAAAACAAAGCATTCTGGATTCCGGATTATCGGTTTCTGAGCTGGTTTCTACAGCATGGGCTTCGGCTTCTACCTTTAGAGGGTCAGACATGCGTGGAGGTGCCAATGGAGCGCGTATTCGCTTTGCACCGCAGCGTCACTGGGAAGTGAACAACCCGCCACAACTACAGAAAGTGATTAGCAAACTGGAAGCTATCCAGGAAGACTTCAATAATTCCCAATCTGGAAACAAGAAAGTTTCTCTTGCAGACCTGATCGTTCTTGCGGGAAGTGCCGGAGTCGAAAAAGCTGCAGCCGATGCCGGTCACAGTATTCAGGTTCCATTTACCCCAGGCCGCGTGGATGCGCTGGAAGAACAAACCGATGTAGAAGCTTTTGATGCACTTCAGCCAACTTCAGATGGTTTTAGAAACTATTTCAGAAAAATGGATAATGTTTCGACCGCCGCTGAAGAAATGTTGGTGGATCGTGCACAACTCCTCACACTAACTCCTCCTGAAATGGCAGTTTTGGTAGCTGGTTTAAGAGTGATGGATGTGAATTATGATCAGTCTAAACATGGTGTATTTACAGATCGACCAGGCCAGTTAACAAACGATTTCTTTGTGAATGTACTGGATATGGGAACAACCTGGAAAGCTACTGATGACTCTCAGGCGTTTTTTGAAGGAAAAGACCGACGTACTGGCGAGGTGAAATGGACAGGCTCCCGAGTAGACCTGATCTTTGGATCCAATTCTGAATTACGTGCTTTGGCTGAAGTTTATGCCTGCGAAGATTCTAAGGAGAAATTCCTGAACGACTTTGTAGCAGCATGGACCAAGGTCATGGAACTGGATAGATTTGACCTCAAATAA
- a CDS encoding DUF5694 domain-containing protein yields the protein MKFFLSKFPVFLLLLLLNICCQRPVEKITKHSEKAEKTTTKASVAILGMLHFVSKNNTVSQEETDISNEKTQQEIKILISKLKQFQPTKIAVERPYRSEEELNRAYQQFLHGNYELTDEETDQLAFRLAKDLGHEKLYLAYAPVNFDFESAMEFASQHDQQQLVDSIISNARELAQNYDRILAEKSLTAALQYLNSEEAINKNHFGYLLTTQIGDEENRIGTEIVGEWYKSNLNIYRNIQKLANSNDDRILVIYGQGHLKILGQLIEDSRDMELVPIEQFLE from the coding sequence ATGAAATTTTTCCTTTCTAAATTTCCTGTTTTCCTGTTGTTATTGCTGTTGAACATTTGTTGCCAGCGGCCTGTTGAAAAAATCACGAAACATTCGGAAAAAGCCGAAAAAACCACTACTAAAGCATCTGTTGCCATCCTCGGAATGCTGCATTTCGTTTCCAAAAACAACACCGTTAGCCAGGAAGAAACCGACATTTCCAATGAGAAAACCCAACAGGAAATCAAAATTCTTATCTCCAAACTGAAGCAATTTCAGCCTACCAAGATCGCCGTGGAAAGGCCTTATCGATCAGAAGAAGAATTAAATCGGGCATATCAGCAATTTCTCCATGGAAATTATGAACTGACTGATGAAGAAACCGATCAGCTGGCGTTTCGACTGGCAAAAGATCTGGGTCATGAAAAACTGTATCTGGCTTATGCCCCGGTGAATTTTGACTTTGAGTCGGCTATGGAATTCGCCTCCCAGCATGACCAGCAGCAGCTCGTGGATTCCATAATCAGCAACGCCAGGGAACTAGCTCAAAATTATGACCGTATCCTCGCAGAAAAATCACTGACGGCAGCGCTACAGTATTTAAATTCGGAAGAAGCGATCAATAAAAATCATTTTGGCTATTTGCTTACCACCCAGATTGGGGATGAAGAAAATCGCATCGGGACCGAAATTGTGGGAGAATGGTATAAATCGAATCTCAATATCTACCGGAATATTCAAAAATTGGCAAATTCCAATGACGATCGCATACTGGTGATCTACGGGCAGGGACACCTGAAAATACTTGGGCAATTGATCGAAGATTCTCGCGATATGGAATTGGTTCCTATCGAACAGTTTTTAGAATGA
- a CDS encoding helix-turn-helix domain-containing protein, whose protein sequence is MIKKRRDSENVPILDLRNGQESLASSISRKSSSISTSKEQFELHPDFGTGNILRLKTGRLCVNISKIHLTKDLHFLPKETPGFLQLFFILSGEKIFRTANNQEYLLESMQACMIQKTFEKEVRILADKILKEIQIAVPLDYLKEYDVFKNEAGIEEEIILLPIHEQAFSILEDIQENDFSEQADVILLRARILELIAILLKTHTKNATNDLSATPDHILKKLSHIKKTILSNLRTNFSLEDLAMESGLNAHTLNNEFKRVFGCSINEFSISQKMEKARQDLENTNKMIYQIAEEVGYKNATHFSAAFKRKYRCTPRQFRNRL, encoded by the coding sequence ATGATAAAAAAAAGACGTGATTCGGAAAATGTTCCCATACTGGACTTGAGGAATGGACAGGAGTCTCTGGCCAGCAGTATTTCAAGAAAATCCAGCAGTATTTCGACGAGTAAAGAACAATTCGAACTCCATCCCGATTTTGGTACTGGTAATATTCTTCGGTTAAAGACGGGCAGACTCTGCGTCAACATCAGCAAAATCCATCTAACAAAAGATCTTCACTTTTTGCCGAAAGAAACACCGGGATTCCTGCAACTCTTCTTTATTCTTAGCGGTGAAAAGATTTTCAGGACGGCCAATAACCAGGAATATTTGTTAGAAAGCATGCAGGCCTGTATGATCCAAAAGACTTTTGAGAAGGAGGTTCGTATCCTGGCTGATAAGATCCTGAAGGAGATACAGATCGCTGTGCCTCTGGATTATTTAAAGGAATATGACGTTTTTAAGAATGAAGCTGGAATCGAAGAAGAAATCATCCTGCTACCTATTCACGAACAGGCTTTCTCCATTTTAGAGGATATTCAGGAAAATGATTTCAGCGAGCAGGCAGATGTCATCCTGCTTCGGGCCAGGATCCTGGAACTGATTGCCATTCTTCTGAAAACCCACACTAAAAATGCTACGAACGACCTAAGCGCTACTCCTGATCATATTCTGAAAAAATTATCCCATATCAAAAAAACCATCCTGTCTAATCTGCGCACCAATTTTTCTCTGGAAGACCTTGCTATGGAATCTGGCCTGAACGCTCATACCCTGAACAACGAATTTAAAAGGGTCTTCGGTTGCTCCATCAACGAATTCAGTATCTCCCAGAAAATGGAAAAAGCCAGGCAGGACCTGGAAAACACGAATAAAATGATCTACCAGATCGCTGAAGAAGTGGGTTATAAAAACGCCACCCATTTTTCTGCGGCCTTTAAAAGGAAATATCGCTGCACGCCCCGGCAGTTTAGAAACCGACTATAG
- a CDS encoding TonB-dependent receptor, producing MKIITSLICVLFVSLALNAQSGVIEGKVTSGDQSPIPDVNIMIESLNLGTITNKRGEFRLKNVAEGSYNLKVSSVGYISRDIPVQVQAGKTVKVPVIVLQVNEEQLSEVILEGHQNRYVTNEPSSSLRLNTEIFKVPQNIQVISNDLLQDQQVTNMMEGVIRNVSGVTMIEHWGHFARVNMRGFRLPAFRNGVNVQGTWGPLSEDMSTVERIEFVKGPAGFMMSAGEPGGFYNVVTKKPTENPVAQASIMLGSYDTYRGTLDLGGKLTNNGKLLYRLNGMYQTSDSHRGNEDAQRYGVAPALTYQISDKTSVTGELNLQQAESYIGTAYVFAPSEDGYGSLDRDFKFTDTNYPVTDIRELSAFINANHQFSDNWSVRVQLASLRYDQEGNSTWLLDLADNGDAHRYVSIWDALSTGKYFQTYLYGNFNTGKINHNILGGFDFSEKEYWADWNQLVAIDTEQAFNIYDPVYGNTETPQFDRSVDLKDRENVYNTGNTTRGFYAQDEIGLFENSLRLTLAGRYTELVTLGKEETDHKFTPRFGLSWDILPDFTAYALYDQSFLGQSGLSYDGETFDPVDAIDVEGGIKKAFFGGRLKGSLGVYQITKKNVLVTDPEHTDFSIQLGEVQSKGVELDLQGQITPELNIILNYANTDVEITEDTNPDNIGMKVAGHAKHLTNGWLNYNFPSESILNGFGTSLGYQYQIDRSAWSWGADNQTDLPDYFRLDGAVSWKNDKVRIQLNVNNLLDEYLYSGSNYGSYLYWQSEPGINGRLTLTYNF from the coding sequence ATGAAAATAATTACCAGTTTAATTTGTGTATTATTCGTTTCACTGGCGCTGAATGCCCAGTCAGGAGTGATTGAGGGAAAAGTTACCTCGGGAGATCAATCGCCTATTCCCGATGTGAATATTATGATTGAGAGTCTGAATCTTGGTACCATCACCAATAAACGCGGAGAATTCAGGTTGAAAAATGTGGCAGAAGGATCGTATAATTTGAAGGTTTCTTCCGTAGGATATATTTCCCGCGATATTCCAGTTCAGGTGCAGGCCGGTAAAACTGTGAAAGTTCCGGTGATAGTGTTGCAGGTAAATGAAGAACAATTAAGTGAAGTGATCCTGGAAGGCCACCAGAACCGCTACGTGACCAACGAGCCCAGTTCGAGCCTTCGATTGAATACTGAAATTTTCAAGGTTCCGCAAAATATCCAGGTGATCAGCAATGACCTGTTACAGGATCAGCAGGTCACCAATATGATGGAAGGAGTGATCAGGAACGTGAGCGGGGTGACCATGATCGAACATTGGGGCCATTTTGCCAGGGTGAATATGAGAGGTTTCCGGTTGCCAGCCTTTAGGAATGGAGTGAATGTGCAGGGAACATGGGGGCCTCTTTCTGAGGATATGAGCACCGTGGAGCGTATCGAATTTGTGAAAGGACCGGCAGGTTTTATGATGTCTGCCGGGGAGCCTGGCGGGTTTTACAATGTCGTGACCAAGAAACCAACCGAAAACCCGGTCGCCCAGGCCTCTATCATGCTGGGGAGTTATGACACGTATAGAGGGACGCTGGACCTTGGCGGGAAACTGACCAATAACGGCAAATTGCTCTATCGTTTAAACGGAATGTACCAGACTTCAGATTCTCACCGCGGCAATGAGGATGCGCAACGCTATGGGGTTGCACCGGCCTTAACGTACCAGATTTCTGATAAAACATCGGTAACTGGAGAATTGAATCTTCAGCAGGCCGAAAGCTACATCGGTACCGCCTATGTGTTCGCCCCCAGCGAAGATGGGTATGGCAGCCTGGACCGCGATTTTAAGTTTACTGACACCAATTACCCGGTGACCGATATTCGGGAACTTTCAGCTTTCATCAATGCGAATCACCAATTTTCTGATAACTGGAGCGTTCGCGTTCAGCTGGCGAGCCTTCGTTACGACCAGGAGGGGAATTCTACCTGGCTGCTGGACCTTGCCGATAATGGCGACGCTCATCGCTACGTAAGCATCTGGGATGCGCTTTCTACCGGAAAATATTTCCAGACTTATCTCTACGGAAATTTCAATACCGGCAAGATCAATCACAACATTCTTGGAGGTTTCGACTTCAGTGAAAAGGAATATTGGGCAGATTGGAACCAGCTGGTGGCGATAGATACGGAACAGGCTTTCAATATCTATGATCCGGTCTACGGAAATACAGAAACTCCGCAGTTCGACCGATCAGTAGACCTGAAAGACCGGGAGAATGTTTACAACACCGGGAATACGACGCGAGGTTTTTACGCCCAGGATGAGATTGGCCTGTTTGAAAACAGCTTGAGACTTACTCTTGCCGGAAGATATACCGAACTGGTGACTCTTGGCAAGGAAGAAACCGATCATAAATTCACTCCAAGATTTGGTTTGAGCTGGGATATTTTGCCAGACTTCACGGCCTACGCGCTTTACGACCAGTCGTTTTTAGGGCAGAGCGGGTTAAGTTATGACGGGGAAACCTTCGATCCTGTAGATGCCATCGACGTGGAAGGAGGGATCAAAAAAGCATTTTTCGGTGGTCGTTTGAAAGGTTCCCTTGGAGTTTACCAGATCACCAAGAAGAACGTGCTGGTGACCGATCCCGAACATACCGATTTTTCCATTCAGCTGGGAGAAGTACAGTCTAAAGGAGTGGAATTGGACCTGCAGGGACAGATCACTCCAGAGCTGAACATCATCCTGAATTACGCCAATACTGATGTAGAGATCACCGAAGATACCAATCCTGATAATATTGGAATGAAAGTGGCCGGTCACGCCAAGCACCTGACCAACGGCTGGCTGAACTATAATTTTCCTTCCGAATCTATACTGAATGGTTTTGGGACTTCGTTGGGCTATCAATACCAGATTGATCGTTCTGCCTGGTCCTGGGGAGCCGACAATCAAACTGATCTGCCGGATTATTTCCGACTGGACGGCGCGGTTTCCTGGAAAAATGACAAAGTGCGAATTCAGCTGAATGTGAACAACCTTTTGGATGAATACCTGTACTCAGGGTCTAACTACGGCTCATACCTGTATTGGCAATCAGAGCCCGGCATTAACGGGAGACTGACCCTGACCTATAACTTTTAA
- a CDS encoding DUF4198 domain-containing protein — protein sequence MNTKKIILTILFIMAISAQSFAHYLWVETAASGTLNQQQEIRVYFGEYTYGVIEEVKGENFPNVKDFSLWVLDSEGNKTQLQVTAQKDHYVAHYVPKSAGTYTVLLNNDSIDVIDYTEYDFGIFKTHYHSVAKFQVGAAENETIVQNEKGLSIKRFPVSEEAIKLQVFFKNKPLANNELKVFVKDLWSKTLETDENGMVSFQLPWDTKYIVETTFEERTPGTYKGEEYEFIWHCATTSLNP from the coding sequence ATGAATACTAAAAAAATTATCCTCACAATTTTGTTTATAATGGCCATTTCAGCCCAGTCTTTTGCTCACTATTTATGGGTCGAAACGGCTGCTTCAGGAACCTTGAACCAGCAGCAGGAAATCAGGGTTTATTTCGGTGAATATACTTACGGAGTCATTGAAGAAGTGAAGGGCGAGAATTTTCCGAATGTAAAAGATTTCAGCCTTTGGGTGCTGGACAGTGAAGGGAATAAAACGCAGCTGCAGGTCACTGCACAAAAAGACCATTATGTGGCGCATTATGTGCCGAAATCAGCAGGAACTTACACCGTTCTATTGAATAATGATTCTATAGACGTGATCGATTATACCGAATATGATTTCGGGATCTTTAAGACACACTATCATTCCGTAGCCAAATTCCAGGTGGGAGCAGCGGAAAACGAGACGATTGTTCAGAATGAAAAAGGATTGAGCATCAAGCGATTTCCTGTTTCCGAAGAGGCGATCAAACTCCAGGTGTTTTTCAAAAATAAGCCTCTGGCAAACAATGAACTGAAGGTGTTCGTAAAAGATCTTTGGTCCAAAACCCTGGAGACCGATGAGAACGGAATGGTCTCTTTCCAGCTTCCCTGGGATACTAAATACATCGTGGAAACGACTTTTGAAGAACGCACTCCGGGAACCTACAAAGGCGAGGAATACGAGTTCATCTGGCATTGTGCGACCACTAGTCTTAACCCCTAA
- a CDS encoding DUF3325 family protein — translation MFSVAFLLCFLGFYCWYLSSKRVKQSGSKFQKWMNNRPNFTKVTGSIFLIISCMLLVKSSGVGAGIFLFFIVLMSLASLTILLVPLRIFRYPLILATFLILLFTEIFLF, via the coding sequence ATGTTCTCAGTTGCTTTTTTATTGTGCTTTTTGGGATTTTACTGCTGGTACCTGAGCTCCAAAAGAGTGAAACAGTCTGGTTCAAAATTTCAAAAATGGATGAATAACCGCCCCAATTTCACGAAAGTAACTGGGAGCATCTTTTTGATCATTTCCTGCATGCTGCTTGTGAAATCTTCCGGAGTGGGCGCAGGAATATTCCTTTTTTTCATCGTGCTGATGAGCCTGGCAAGTTTAACCATCCTGCTGGTTCCGCTCAGGATCTTCCGCTACCCGTTGATCCTGGCCACTTTTTTAATCCTGTTGTTCACTGAAATCTTTCTGTTTTAA
- a CDS encoding PepSY-associated TM helix domain-containing protein yields the protein MGNRTYNILFHTHTVSGIVISVALYVIFFAGSFSFFRDEIVNWERGHTVEDYDELSVDFNSVLKDLKKDHDLYGRDVELAHYFNERQIGVNIGPSKDSLASEKAKTNSFFYLDTEDRSTQTYVESYSLGEFLYRLHFFAQVPYPYGYYLSGFVAFFFLFAILTGIIVHWKKIVSNFYLFRPMAKLKTLWTDAHTALGVIGFPFQFVYAVTGAFFMLKLLLVAPMVFGLYDGEEAELYKDLEYTHPSFAFQHTALPETPNINQFVATTKEKWQNFKVTEVHIFNYGDTGMHVSISGNLDRRAKMNGIGNIIYKVTENSPVEVKDPTEAASYLDGVKNMMFRLHFGDYAGYGLKLISFILGLISCFVIISGVMIWLVARDKKHVLEKRRKFNATVVRYYLAICLSMFPVTALAFILVKINPASMSFIYYAYFLNWLAFSVFLVLRKDDRFTNNFTLLSGSLLGFLVPITNGLVTGNWIWKSFSEDQTQIFLIDLLWLILSVISLLVYLKLRRGRTTKV from the coding sequence ATGGGAAACAGGACGTATAACATACTTTTTCATACGCACACCGTCAGCGGGATTGTGATCAGCGTGGCGCTCTACGTGATCTTTTTCGCAGGTTCATTTTCCTTTTTTCGGGATGAGATCGTGAATTGGGAAAGAGGGCATACGGTGGAGGATTATGATGAATTGTCGGTAGATTTTAACTCGGTCCTGAAAGATCTTAAAAAAGATCATGATCTATACGGAAGGGACGTGGAACTGGCTCATTATTTCAACGAGCGCCAGATTGGTGTAAATATTGGTCCGTCCAAAGACTCCCTGGCTTCGGAAAAAGCCAAAACGAATTCCTTCTTTTACCTGGATACCGAAGATCGCTCCACGCAGACCTATGTGGAATCCTATTCGTTGGGGGAATTCCTGTATCGCCTTCATTTTTTCGCCCAGGTTCCTTATCCTTATGGCTATTATCTTTCCGGATTCGTCGCTTTCTTTTTCCTTTTCGCGATCCTTACCGGGATCATTGTGCACTGGAAAAAGATCGTATCCAATTTTTACCTTTTTCGCCCTATGGCCAAGCTGAAAACATTGTGGACAGACGCTCATACCGCTCTGGGCGTGATTGGTTTTCCGTTCCAGTTTGTTTATGCGGTTACCGGCGCATTTTTTATGCTGAAGCTTTTACTGGTCGCACCAATGGTTTTTGGTTTGTATGATGGAGAGGAAGCTGAATTGTATAAAGACCTGGAATATACCCATCCTTCATTTGCTTTTCAGCATACAGCCCTTCCTGAAACACCAAATATTAACCAGTTCGTGGCCACTACGAAAGAAAAATGGCAAAATTTCAAGGTAACTGAAGTGCATATCTTTAATTACGGCGATACCGGGATGCATGTTTCCATTAGTGGGAATCTGGACCGCAGGGCCAAAATGAATGGTATCGGGAATATTATTTACAAGGTAACTGAAAATAGCCCGGTGGAGGTGAAAGATCCCACTGAAGCAGCTTCCTATCTTGATGGGGTAAAGAACATGATGTTTCGGCTTCATTTTGGGGATTATGCTGGTTACGGACTCAAGCTGATCTCCTTTATCCTGGGATTGATCTCCTGTTTCGTGATCATTTCCGGGGTAATGATCTGGCTGGTGGCACGCGACAAGAAACATGTCCTTGAAAAAAGGCGAAAATTTAATGCTACGGTGGTTCGGTATTACCTGGCGATCTGCCTGAGCATGTTTCCGGTCACGGCGCTGGCTTTTATCCTGGTAAAAATCAATCCGGCCTCCATGAGTTTTATTTATTACGCCTATTTCCTCAACTGGCTGGCCTTTTCTGTTTTCCTCGTGCTTCGGAAAGATGACCGTTTTACCAATAATTTCACCCTGCTTTCGGGAAGTTTGCTGGGTTTTCTGGTCCCGATCACCAATGGTCTGGTAACCGGTAACTGGATTTGGAAAAGCTTTTCCGAAGATCAAACGCAGATTTTTTTGATCGATCTGCTGTGGCTGATCCTTTCTGTAATTTCCTTGCTGGTTTACCTGAAACTGAGGCGAGGCCGAACTACAAAAGTATAG
- a CDS encoding class I SAM-dependent methyltransferase: protein MKQRLKNERFIDHSNGYEQLAETFNAIRSKNTIGVSSVQNWVQGLPAHASILELGCGTGLPITKVLLEQAVKVYAIDASPTLLSIFRQNFPDVPNRLEAVQNSDFFGRKFDGILAWGLLFLLSEGEQLALFKKASESLVRGGRFLFTAPEQPATWKDVLTGQPSVSLGSTTYRSMLSNFGMEIIDTFQDEGENHYFEAQKI, encoded by the coding sequence ATGAAACAGCGATTGAAAAATGAGCGTTTTATAGATCATTCAAATGGCTACGAGCAGCTGGCCGAAACTTTTAACGCTATCAGAAGTAAAAATACAATTGGCGTTAGCAGTGTTCAAAATTGGGTACAGGGACTACCCGCCCATGCCAGTATTCTCGAGTTGGGCTGCGGAACGGGGTTGCCGATCACGAAAGTTCTACTCGAACAGGCTGTGAAGGTCTATGCTATCGATGCTTCTCCCACCCTATTATCTATTTTCAGGCAAAATTTCCCGGATGTTCCCAACCGTCTGGAAGCGGTGCAGAATTCTGATTTTTTCGGAAGAAAATTTGACGGCATCCTCGCCTGGGGGCTGCTCTTTTTACTTTCCGAAGGAGAACAACTTGCTCTATTCAAAAAAGCTTCTGAAAGCCTGGTACGCGGCGGAAGATTCTTGTTCACTGCTCCCGAGCAACCGGCAACATGGAAAGATGTACTTACCGGGCAACCATCGGTCTCATTGGGTTCCACAACATACCGAAGCATGCTTTCCAATTTCGGGATGGAGATCATCGATACTTTCCAGGATGAGGGTGAAAACCATTATTTCGAGGCTCAGAAGATCTAA